The following coding sequences are from one Devosia yakushimensis window:
- the trxB gene encoding thioredoxin-disulfide reductase: MHAKVIIIGSGPAGYTAAIYAARAMLEPVMIQGLQPGGQLTITTDVENYPGFADVIQGPWLMDQMKAQAEHVGTKIVNDLIVNVDLDKRPFVLTGDSGDIYTADSLIIATGAQAKWLGIPSEQKFQGFGVSACATCDGFFYRNKEVLVVGGGNTAVEEALFLTNFASKVIVVHRRNEFRAERILQDRLFKNPKIEVRWNTEIAEVGGSAMPPSVNSVTLRDTTTGRTYEQPIDGIFVAIGHAPATSIFAGKLDMKPGGYLLVKPGTTETNVPGVFAAGDVTDDIYRQAITAAGMGCMAALEAERYLAEHELAEAAE; this comes from the coding sequence ATGCACGCGAAAGTCATCATCATCGGTTCCGGCCCTGCCGGCTACACCGCTGCGATTTACGCGGCGCGTGCCATGCTCGAACCGGTGATGATTCAGGGTCTGCAGCCCGGCGGCCAGCTGACCATCACCACCGATGTCGAGAACTATCCCGGCTTTGCCGATGTCATCCAGGGCCCCTGGCTCATGGACCAGATGAAGGCGCAGGCCGAACATGTCGGCACCAAGATCGTCAATGACCTGATCGTCAATGTCGACCTCGACAAGCGCCCCTTCGTTTTGACCGGCGATAGCGGCGATATCTATACCGCCGACAGCCTGATCATCGCCACCGGCGCCCAGGCCAAATGGCTGGGCATTCCGTCCGAGCAGAAGTTCCAGGGCTTCGGCGTGTCCGCCTGCGCCACCTGCGACGGCTTTTTCTACCGCAACAAGGAAGTGCTGGTGGTCGGCGGCGGCAATACCGCGGTCGAGGAAGCTCTGTTCCTCACCAATTTCGCCAGTAAGGTCATCGTTGTGCATCGCCGCAACGAATTCCGCGCCGAACGCATCCTGCAGGATCGCCTATTCAAGAATCCCAAGATCGAAGTGCGCTGGAATACCGAAATCGCCGAAGTCGGCGGCTCGGCCATGCCGCCCTCGGTCAATTCGGTCACGCTGCGCGACACCACCACCGGCCGCACCTATGAGCAGCCGATCGACGGCATTTTCGTCGCCATCGGCCATGCCCCGGCAACGTCAATATTTGCTGGCAAGCTCGACATGAAGCCGGGCGGCTATCTCCTGGTGAAGCCGGGCACGACCGAAACCAATGTTCCCGGTGTCTTTGCCGCCGGGGACGTGACGGACGATATTTACCGTCAGGCAATCACTGCCGCAGGCATGGGTTGCATGGCGGCACTCGAAGCAGAACGATACCTGGCTGAACACGAGCTCGCCGAAGCGGCGGAGTAG
- the greA gene encoding transcription elongation factor GreA, with protein sequence MDKIPMTVGGHKTLTAEYEHRTATERRRIIDAIAEARAHGDLSENAEYSAAKEQQSLNEGRIQELESILALADIIDVSKLSGASVKFGATVTFLDEDTEEEKTYQVVGDPEADASGGRISISSPIARAMIGKGEGDSFEVSAPGGARSYEIVRIRYI encoded by the coding sequence ATGGACAAGATCCCGATGACGGTCGGTGGCCACAAAACCCTGACCGCCGAATATGAGCACCGCACCGCAACCGAACGCCGTCGGATTATCGACGCGATCGCTGAAGCACGCGCCCATGGGGACCTGTCTGAAAACGCCGAATATTCGGCCGCCAAGGAACAGCAGAGCCTCAATGAAGGCCGCATCCAGGAACTGGAATCGATTCTGGCCCTCGCCGACATCATCGATGTCAGCAAGCTGTCGGGCGCCAGCGTCAAATTCGGCGCCACCGTGACATTCCTCGACGAGGATACCGAAGAGGAAAAGACCTATCAGGTCGTGGGCGATCCGGAGGCCGATGCCTCGGGCGGCCGAATCTCGATTTCTTCCCCCATTGCCCGCGCCATGATCGGCAAGGGCGAAGGTGATTCGTTCGAAGTTTCGGCGCCCGGTGGGGCCCGCAGCTACGAGATCGTCCGGATTCGGTACATCTAA
- a CDS encoding PQQ-dependent sugar dehydrogenase translates to MIRVYPFCFATLSGAAFAALLASPAVAQTIDTSAGRLTANVIAEGLDHPWALGFLPDGRMLVTERSGQLRVVGQDGAVGAPIEGVPRVVARGQGGLLDLALAPDFASSGRIYLSFSEAAEDAGLRGGQGTAVLSAKLTLDGDSGALSEQNVIFRMNNFTGTDRHYGSRIVIGNDGNLFVTLGERGEADRAQDMADLAGAVVRIAPDGSVPEGNPQVEGWAAELWSKGHRNPQGATLRESDGALFTVEHGARGGDEVNMPRAGGNYGWPVITYGVDYSGASIGEGTEKEGLEQPLHFWDPSISPSGLDFYEGALIEGWQGDLIAGGLSGNVMVRLDMEGDAVVGEERLFEGQLGRIRDVRVGPDGAIYALTDAGNGRLIRVAPEGV, encoded by the coding sequence ATGATCCGTGTGTACCCGTTTTGCTTCGCAACTCTTTCCGGCGCCGCGTTCGCCGCTCTTCTGGCTTCCCCTGCCGTGGCGCAGACCATCGATACCAGCGCCGGGCGCCTCACGGCCAATGTGATTGCCGAGGGGCTGGATCATCCCTGGGCGCTGGGCTTTCTGCCCGATGGCCGCATGCTGGTCACCGAGCGCAGCGGGCAATTGCGCGTGGTAGGGCAGGATGGAGCGGTGGGAGCGCCGATCGAAGGAGTGCCCCGTGTCGTAGCGCGGGGGCAGGGCGGGTTGCTCGATCTGGCGCTGGCGCCCGACTTTGCCAGTAGCGGGCGGATTTACCTGAGCTTTTCCGAGGCGGCTGAGGATGCCGGGCTGCGCGGCGGGCAGGGTACGGCGGTGCTTTCGGCCAAGCTGACCCTGGATGGGGATAGCGGGGCGCTCAGCGAGCAGAATGTCATTTTCCGCATGAACAATTTCACCGGCACCGACCGCCATTATGGGTCACGCATCGTTATCGGCAATGACGGCAATCTGTTCGTCACGCTGGGCGAGCGGGGCGAGGCCGATCGTGCGCAAGATATGGCCGATCTGGCGGGTGCGGTGGTGCGTATTGCGCCCGATGGCTCCGTGCCCGAGGGCAATCCCCAGGTCGAGGGCTGGGCGGCGGAATTGTGGAGCAAGGGGCACCGCAATCCGCAGGGGGCGACGTTGCGCGAGAGCGATGGCGCGCTGTTCACCGTCGAGCATGGTGCGCGCGGGGGCGACGAGGTCAACATGCCGCGCGCCGGCGGCAATTATGGCTGGCCGGTCATTACCTATGGCGTGGACTATTCCGGCGCCTCGATTGGTGAAGGCACCGAGAAAGAGGGGCTGGAGCAGCCGCTGCATTTTTGGGACCCCTCCATTTCGCCGTCGGGCCTCGATTTTTATGAAGGCGCGCTGATCGAAGGCTGGCAGGGCGATCTGATTGCCGGCGGGCTGAGCGGCAATGTCATGGTACGGCTCGACATGGAAGGCGATGCCGTGGTGGGCGAGGAGCGGCTGTTCGAAGGCCAGCTGGGCCGCATCCGCGATGTGCGAGTGGGGCCGGATGGCGCCATCTATGCGTTGACTGATGCCGGCAATGGCCGGCTGATCCGGGTTGCGCCGGAAGGGGTGTGA